The Pelagibacterium halotolerans B2 genome has a segment encoding these proteins:
- a CDS encoding MotE family protein, whose protein sequence is MNQVRLLPVVVVAASALLMLKTFGIVSGQSYVMGGMSQAQAAGSAQPAHEPEEEAQPESEAEPEVELSAADAAAQALFENFPTDGELETLEGASDAAPGSTEAIILQRLAERRTELDSFAAELETRLAVVEAAELRIEERMSELSAMETQINALVDAQESAEAEQFAAIVAMYENMRAGDAATIFNDLDEDVLVRVGHAMNPRKLGPIMAKMIPAKAQQLTVLLAQTGPTGPVEQASQDFANLPQIVGQ, encoded by the coding sequence GTGAACCAGGTTCGCCTTCTGCCCGTCGTGGTTGTCGCGGCCTCGGCGCTGCTGATGCTCAAGACATTCGGCATCGTCTCAGGGCAGAGCTATGTGATGGGCGGGATGAGCCAGGCGCAGGCGGCGGGAAGTGCCCAGCCGGCTCACGAGCCGGAGGAAGAAGCGCAGCCCGAAAGCGAGGCGGAGCCCGAAGTCGAACTTTCGGCGGCGGACGCGGCTGCGCAGGCGCTTTTCGAGAATTTTCCCACCGATGGCGAGTTGGAAACGCTCGAGGGCGCTTCCGATGCGGCGCCCGGCTCGACCGAGGCCATTATCCTCCAGCGGCTGGCTGAGCGCAGGACGGAGCTGGACAGCTTTGCCGCCGAACTGGAAACCCGGCTTGCGGTGGTCGAAGCCGCCGAGCTGCGCATCGAAGAGCGCATGAGCGAATTGAGCGCGATGGAAACGCAGATCAACGCGCTGGTCGATGCTCAGGAAAGCGCCGAAGCCGAACAATTCGCGGCCATCGTCGCGATGTATGAAAACATGCGGGCCGGGGACGCGGCGACCATTTTCAACGATCTCGACGAGGATGTGCTGGTGCGGGTGGGGCATGCGATGAACCCGCGAAAGCTCGGGCCGATCATGGCCAAGATGATCCCCGCCAAGGCGCAGCAACTGACCGTGCTGCTTGCCCAGACCGGGCCGACGGGGCCGGTGGAACAGGCCAGCCAGGACTTTGCCAACCTGCCGCAGATCGTCGGGCAATAG
- a CDS encoding DUF6468 domain-containing protein, with protein sequence MPLGLMIEIAVAVLLATTIGYCIVLNKRIRTLQSDRAALQQMIADLVQATSMANSAIKGLRETAVEADEKLNTRLNEAERFAIELANHVNAGQAVMDRIAKITQAARSPGDGGDGSRAGSALKTLKDHQKRREHAA encoded by the coding sequence ATGCCTTTAGGACTGATGATTGAAATTGCCGTTGCCGTTCTTCTCGCAACGACAATCGGTTACTGCATTGTGCTCAACAAGCGAATCCGGACGCTGCAGTCCGATCGCGCAGCGCTTCAGCAGATGATCGCCGATCTGGTGCAAGCGACCTCGATGGCCAACAGCGCCATCAAGGGGCTGCGCGAAACGGCGGTGGAGGCTGACGAAAAGCTCAATACGCGCCTTAACGAGGCCGAGCGGTTCGCGATCGAACTGGCCAATCATGTCAATGCGGGGCAGGCGGTCATGGACCGGATCGCCAAGATCACCCAGGCGGCGCGTTCGCCGGGCGATGGCGGCGACGGCAGCCGGGCCGGCAGCGCGCTCAAGACGCTGAAAGACCACCAGAAGCGCCGGGAGCACGCCGCGTGA
- the fliM gene encoding flagellar motor switch protein FliM, whose protein sequence is MANETGKSEGALGDDWAAMLEAEAGGGDDIDRVLNQDEIDSLLGFDSSAASSVELTGVRALINSALVSYERLPMLEIAFDRLVRLATTTLRNFTSDNVEVTLESITSVRFGDYLNSIPLPAILSVIKAEEWDNFGLMTVDSALIYSMIDVLLGGRRGSSVIRVEGRPYTTIEMALARRMIEHILDDMHKAFEPLAPVTFKLDRLETNPRFAAISRPGNAAILVELRIDMDERGGKIEIMLPYATIEPIREQLLQMYMGEKFGRDPIWEGHLATEIHAADTEISAVLHELDLPLSKALNLAEGDTIMFDMTPSDPVTLRCGDVDLTRAVMGHIGKNVSVRVTRPLNPPKVTMAAFEAMEEKAEGK, encoded by the coding sequence ATGGCCAACGAGACGGGAAAATCGGAAGGGGCGCTCGGCGATGACTGGGCTGCCATGCTCGAAGCCGAGGCGGGCGGGGGCGACGATATCGACCGCGTCCTTAACCAGGACGAGATCGATTCCCTGCTCGGTTTCGATTCCAGCGCTGCCTCCAGCGTCGAGCTGACCGGGGTCAGGGCGCTTATCAATTCGGCGCTGGTGTCCTATGAGCGCCTGCCGATGCTGGAAATCGCCTTCGACCGCCTCGTGCGGCTGGCGACGACCACGTTGCGCAATTTCACCTCGGACAATGTGGAAGTGACGCTCGAATCGATTACCTCGGTGCGGTTCGGGGACTATCTCAATTCCATACCGCTCCCGGCCATCCTTTCGGTCATCAAGGCCGAGGAATGGGACAATTTCGGGCTCATGACGGTGGACAGCGCGCTCATCTATTCGATGATCGACGTTCTGTTGGGCGGGCGGCGCGGATCGAGCGTCATCCGGGTGGAGGGGCGGCCTTACACCACGATCGAGATGGCGCTGGCGCGGCGGATGATCGAGCATATCCTCGACGACATGCACAAGGCGTTCGAGCCGCTGGCGCCGGTGACCTTCAAGCTCGACCGGCTGGAGACAAATCCGCGCTTTGCCGCCATTTCGCGTCCGGGCAATGCGGCAATCCTTGTGGAGTTGCGCATCGATATGGACGAGCGGGGCGGCAAGATCGAGATCATGCTGCCCTATGCGACGATCGAGCCGATCCGCGAGCAGTTGCTCCAGATGTATATGGGCGAAAAGTTCGGGCGCGATCCGATCTGGGAAGGCCATCTTGCCACCGAGATCCACGCCGCCGACACGGAAATTTCCGCCGTGCTGCATGAACTCGACCTGCCGTTGTCCAAAGCCCTCAATCTGGCCGAGGGTGACACGATCATGTTCGACATGACCCCGTCCGACCCCGTGACGCTGCGCTGCGGCGATGTGGACCTGACGCGGGCGGTGATGGGCCATATCGGGAAAAATGTTTCGGTCCGGGTGACCCGGCCGCTCAACCCGCCGAAGGTGACGATGGCGGCCTTTGAGGCGATGGAAGAAAAGGCGGAGGGCAAATAA
- a CDS encoding flagellar basal body-associated FliL family protein: protein MTDVTETEINATSEAAPAKKGLPKMALIGGGVAVLLLVAGAGGWFLTQSGGGDAGHDGEIEVAAETAFYDLPDITVNLSNPGGAAEFLRMRIALEVRDETMIEVIEPRLPRVLDAFQVYLRELRRSDIEGSAGIYRLKEELLRRVNLAVYPASVDNILFKDILVQ from the coding sequence ATGACTGATGTGACCGAAACGGAAATTAACGCCACATCGGAGGCGGCGCCCGCAAAAAAAGGGCTGCCGAAGATGGCGCTGATCGGCGGGGGCGTTGCCGTTCTGTTGCTGGTCGCGGGGGCCGGCGGCTGGTTTCTCACGCAATCGGGGGGCGGCGATGCCGGCCATGACGGCGAAATCGAGGTTGCGGCGGAAACGGCGTTCTATGACCTCCCCGATATCACGGTCAATCTGAGCAATCCGGGTGGCGCGGCCGAGTTCCTGCGGATGCGGATTGCGCTGGAAGTGCGCGACGAGACGATGATCGAGGTGATCGAGCCGCGCCTGCCGCGGGTTCTCGATGCGTTTCAGGTCTATCTGCGCGAGCTTCGCCGGTCCGACATCGAAGGGTCGGCCGGTATCTACCGGCTCAAGGAAGAATTGCTGCGCCGCGTCAACCTCGCCGTCTATCCGGCGAGCGTGGACAACATCCTGTTCAAGGACATTCTGGTTCAATAG
- the flgF gene encoding flagellar basal-body rod protein FlgF translates to MIENAQLIGLSRQMALQRQMDVVANNLANINSTGFKAEAILFEEYVMPVASDRTFPSGSQQLSYVQDWATMHDLAAGSMTQTGNPLDVALSGEGFLSVEGPEGTRYTRNGALEINSDGVLVTQNGFPVLSEGGNPIVFGPDETGISITAEGAISSSAGNKGKLAIVEFENPQELTRTGDTMFAGGTPLAISTTRVVQGALERSNVSGVGEMTEMIRVTRAYSSLADLMNKQDELRRSAIQRLGDTQA, encoded by the coding sequence ATGATCGAGAACGCGCAACTGATCGGCCTCTCGCGCCAGATGGCGCTGCAACGGCAGATGGATGTGGTGGCCAACAATCTGGCCAACATCAATTCGACCGGCTTTAAGGCCGAGGCGATCCTGTTCGAGGAATACGTCATGCCGGTCGCCTCCGACCGCACCTTCCCGAGCGGCAGCCAGCAGCTTTCCTATGTCCAGGACTGGGCGACGATGCACGATCTGGCCGCCGGGTCCATGACCCAGACCGGCAACCCCCTCGACGTCGCGCTCTCGGGCGAAGGCTTTCTGTCGGTCGAGGGGCCCGAGGGCACCCGCTACACCCGCAACGGCGCGCTTGAAATCAATTCGGACGGCGTGCTCGTCACCCAGAACGGTTTTCCGGTGCTCTCGGAGGGCGGCAACCCGATCGTCTTCGGACCCGATGAGACCGGCATTTCCATTACCGCCGAGGGCGCGATCAGCTCGAGCGCCGGCAACAAGGGCAAGCTCGCCATCGTCGAGTTTGAAAACCCGCAGGAATTGACCCGCACCGGCGACACCATGTTTGCCGGCGGCACGCCGCTGGCCATTTCGACCACCCGGGTCGTGCAGGGCGCCCTTGAGCGTTCCAACGTCTCGGGCGTGGGCGAAATGACCGAAATGATCCGGGTGACGCGGGCCTATTCCTCGCTCGCCGACCTCATGAACAAGCAGGACGAATTGCGCCGCAGCGCCATCCAGCGTCTTGGCGACACTCAAGCCTAA
- the flgG gene encoding flagellar basal-body rod protein FlgG codes for MKALYIASTGMAAQERNVEVISNNIANMRTTGFKRQRAEFQDLLYQSYRRAGASTSETGTQVPVGIEIGSGVRVSATARIMSQGNVAPTEKENDVAIRGEGYFMVNMPDGRTAYTRDGTFERDATGMLVTVDGYQVEPGIIIPADATSVSISRDGIVEGFINGNTEPVQLGQFQMARFVNKAGLESIGDNLFLETAASGEAQIGVPGVDGMGDLLQGYLESANVNAVTEMADLISAQRAYEMNARVISGADQMLQATAQLR; via the coding sequence ATGAAAGCACTTTATATCGCATCGACCGGCATGGCCGCCCAGGAGCGCAATGTCGAAGTCATCTCCAACAACATCGCCAACATGCGCACCACGGGCTTCAAGCGCCAGCGCGCCGAGTTCCAGGACCTGCTCTACCAGTCCTATCGTCGCGCAGGTGCCTCGACATCGGAAACCGGAACCCAGGTGCCCGTCGGCATCGAGATCGGCTCGGGTGTCCGGGTTTCGGCCACCGCCCGCATCATGAGCCAGGGCAATGTGGCGCCCACCGAAAAGGAAAACGACGTCGCCATCCGCGGCGAGGGCTATTTCATGGTCAACATGCCCGACGGCCGCACCGCCTACACCCGCGACGGCACCTTCGAGCGCGACGCCACCGGCATGCTGGTGACGGTGGATGGCTATCAGGTCGAACCGGGGATCATCATCCCCGCCGACGCCACCTCGGTTTCGATCAGCCGTGACGGGATCGTCGAGGGCTTCATCAACGGCAACACCGAGCCCGTGCAACTCGGTCAGTTCCAGATGGCCCGCTTCGTCAACAAGGCCGGTCTTGAATCGATTGGCGACAATCTGTTCCTCGAAACCGCGGCATCGGGCGAGGCCCAGATCGGCGTGCCGGGCGTCGACGGCATGGGCGACCTGCTCCAGGGATATCTCGAAAGCGCCAACGTCAACGCGGTGACCGAAATGGCCGACCTGATCTCGGCCCAGCGCGCCTACGAAATGAACGCGCGCGTGATCTCGGGCGCCGACCAGATGCTCCAGGCCACCGCCCAGCTTCGCTAA
- the flgA gene encoding flagellar basal body P-ring formation chaperone FlgA, translating to MFASLLKRTGFALTFAALAATAQAEPVLRGDVTVNAAIVTVGDLFDGAGLMAETAVFRAPAPGTSGILSLEDIAAAVRAAGIETFEPSGFNRIRVARTGVEIGQDLLSDLIAADLRAKGILNTDMDMDIALDAPLPGLIAADTDNPASLTILRYMPGSSTFSARFQVSGLDRPLDISGQIQLLIAAPHLKRTLPQGTILGPDDIEMRMIPLAYAESTGLVTLEEIMGMALQRQSRQGVMLKPSDIAAPEVVSRNEQVTVIFQQGALTLTTTGKALNAASLSQPVSVLNTMTNKVLQGVATQNGTVTVSSGPQQLAGL from the coding sequence ATGTTCGCTTCGCTTCTCAAACGCACGGGATTTGCGCTCACTTTCGCAGCGCTTGCCGCCACCGCCCAGGCCGAGCCTGTCCTGCGCGGCGACGTGACGGTCAACGCCGCCATCGTTACCGTCGGCGACCTTTTCGATGGCGCCGGTCTGATGGCGGAAACAGCCGTGTTCCGCGCTCCCGCTCCCGGCACGTCGGGCATCTTGTCCCTCGAAGACATCGCCGCGGCGGTTCGGGCCGCCGGTATCGAGACCTTCGAGCCCTCCGGGTTCAACCGGATTCGCGTTGCCCGGACGGGGGTCGAAATCGGCCAGGACCTGCTCTCGGACCTCATTGCCGCCGATCTGCGCGCCAAGGGCATCCTCAATACGGATATGGACATGGACATTGCGCTCGACGCGCCGTTGCCGGGGCTCATTGCCGCCGACACCGACAATCCCGCGTCGCTGACCATCCTGCGCTACATGCCCGGATCATCGACCTTTTCGGCCCGCTTCCAGGTGTCCGGCCTCGATCGCCCGCTCGACATTTCCGGCCAGATCCAGCTTTTGATCGCCGCACCGCATCTCAAGCGCACCTTGCCACAGGGCACCATCCTTGGCCCCGACGACATCGAGATGCGCATGATCCCGCTCGCTTACGCCGAATCCACTGGCCTTGTGACGCTCGAGGAAATCATGGGCATGGCCTTGCAGCGCCAGTCGCGCCAGGGCGTCATGCTCAAGCCCTCCGACATCGCCGCGCCGGAAGTCGTCTCGCGCAACGAGCAGGTCACCGTCATCTTCCAGCAGGGCGCCCTGACGCTGACCACCACCGGTAAGGCGCTCAACGCCGCCAGCCTGAGCCAGCCGGTTTCCGTGCTCAACACAATGACCAACAAGGTTCTGCAGGGCGTCGCCACGCAGAACGGCACCGTCACAGTTTCATCGGGCCCCCAGCAACTCGCCGGGCTCTGA
- the flgH gene encoding flagellar basal body L-ring protein FlgH: MNALLKLATGLLLVSTLGACATTDRLANVGRAPALTPIVDPTVTAGYRPVTMPMPAAEPATYQPNSLFSSDARGFFKDQRAAKVGDILTVLVTIDDRAQIGNTTTATRSSSNEAGLGGALGSIFNAVAPADVSADAAIGTNSGVSNAGNGSVNRSEQVTTQVAAVVTQVLPNGNLVIEGRQEVRVNFEVRDLIVAGIVRPEDIGSDNTIASSKIAEARIAYGGRGQITDVQQPRYGQQILDAILPF; the protein is encoded by the coding sequence ATGAACGCACTTCTCAAACTCGCAACGGGCCTGCTGCTCGTTTCCACCCTCGGCGCCTGCGCCACAACCGACAGGCTGGCCAATGTGGGCCGGGCCCCGGCCCTGACGCCCATCGTCGATCCCACCGTAACCGCCGGCTATCGCCCGGTGACCATGCCCATGCCCGCCGCCGAGCCGGCCACCTACCAGCCCAATTCGCTGTTTTCCTCCGACGCGCGCGGCTTTTTCAAGGACCAGCGCGCCGCCAAGGTCGGCGATATCCTCACCGTGCTCGTCACCATCGACGACCGCGCCCAGATCGGCAACACCACAACCGCCACGCGCTCTTCATCCAACGAGGCCGGGCTGGGCGGCGCGCTGGGCTCGATCTTTAATGCCGTCGCTCCCGCCGATGTGTCCGCCGATGCCGCCATCGGCACCAATTCGGGCGTCTCCAACGCCGGCAACGGCTCGGTCAACCGCTCCGAACAGGTCACCACCCAGGTCGCCGCCGTGGTGACGCAGGTTCTCCCCAACGGCAATCTGGTGATCGAGGGCCGCCAGGAAGTCCGCGTCAATTTCGAGGTCCGCGACCTGATCGTCGCCGGCATCGTGCGCCCCGAGGACATCGGCTCGGACAACACAATCGCCTCCTCCAAGATCGCCGAAGCCCGCATCGCTTACGGTGGACGCGGCCAGATCACCGACGTCCAGCAACCCCGCTACGGCCAGCAGATCCTCGACGCCATCCTGCCGTTCTGA
- a CDS encoding carboxypeptidase M32 produces MSYAELETLGKKLESIEHAIAILSADEATNMPVGGGEKRAESVSFLYGLRHETATAPQIADWIAKAESEDLSDDQKLAVREFKRVYTNATCLPADFVVRKSQAEMRSEQLWRDLRARNDWANFAPALEGVVALAREEAQMRADVLGLAPYDALMEQFDPGNRVAEVAPVLEKLKSFLVDFVPEALEAQENRYASRPAKSVEGPFAIEKQRELGLSMMGALGFDFTHGRLDVSHHPFCGGVPTDVRMTTRYKTEEFLTALMGVLHETGHALYEQGLPKDLSHMAVGQARGMAMHESQSLFVEQQLAHAPQFWHWAMPIVSQHLGDDALKGWEIEDVVAEVNKVERGFIRVDADEVTYPLHIILRFELEQALIGGDLEVVDLPEAWDAKMTEYLGLSTIDNPKDGPMQDVHWPAGAFGYFPSYTLGAMLAAQQWQAIEKSRPDVLNEISRGDFSGVNQWRSENIWSQGSRYSTPDLIKRATGSTLDPDIFIAHLKKRYA; encoded by the coding sequence ATGTCCTACGCCGAACTCGAAACCCTTGGCAAAAAGCTCGAATCCATCGAGCACGCCATCGCCATCCTCTCGGCGGACGAGGCGACCAACATGCCGGTGGGCGGAGGCGAAAAGCGCGCGGAATCGGTATCCTTCCTCTATGGGCTGCGGCACGAAACCGCGACCGCGCCGCAAATCGCCGACTGGATCGCCAAAGCCGAATCCGAAGACCTTTCCGACGATCAAAAGCTCGCCGTCCGCGAATTCAAGCGCGTCTATACCAACGCCACCTGCCTGCCCGCCGATTTCGTGGTGCGCAAATCCCAGGCCGAAATGCGTTCCGAACAGCTCTGGCGCGATCTGCGCGCCAGGAACGATTGGGCAAATTTCGCCCCCGCGCTCGAAGGCGTCGTGGCGCTGGCCCGCGAGGAAGCGCAGATGCGCGCCGATGTGCTCGGCCTTGCCCCCTATGACGCGCTGATGGAACAGTTCGACCCCGGCAACCGCGTCGCCGAAGTCGCCCCCGTCCTCGAAAAGCTCAAATCCTTCCTCGTCGATTTCGTGCCCGAAGCGCTCGAGGCACAGGAAAACCGCTACGCCAGCCGCCCGGCAAAATCGGTCGAAGGCCCCTTCGCAATCGAAAAGCAGCGCGAGCTGGGCCTGTCGATGATGGGCGCGCTGGGGTTCGATTTCACCCATGGCCGGCTCGACGTCTCCCACCATCCCTTCTGCGGCGGCGTTCCCACCGATGTGCGCATGACCACCCGCTACAAGACCGAGGAATTTCTCACCGCCCTGATGGGCGTCCTGCACGAAACCGGCCACGCGCTTTACGAGCAGGGCCTGCCCAAGGACCTTTCGCACATGGCGGTCGGTCAGGCGCGCGGCATGGCCATGCACGAAAGCCAGTCGCTTTTCGTCGAACAGCAACTGGCCCACGCCCCCCAATTCTGGCACTGGGCCATGCCCATCGTGTCCCAGCATCTCGGTGACGATGCGCTAAAAGGCTGGGAGATCGAGGACGTCGTGGCCGAGGTCAACAAGGTCGAGCGCGGCTTCATCCGCGTCGATGCCGATGAGGTGACCTACCCGCTCCACATCATCCTGCGCTTCGAACTCGAACAGGCGCTGATCGGCGGCGATCTCGAAGTTGTCGACCTCCCCGAGGCCTGGGACGCGAAAATGACCGAGTATCTGGGCCTCTCCACCATCGACAACCCCAAGGACGGCCCCATGCAGGACGTCCATTGGCCGGCCGGTGCCTTCGGCTATTTCCCCAGCTACACGCTGGGCGCCATGCTCGCCGCCCAGCAATGGCAGGCCATCGAAAAGTCCCGCCCCGACGTTCTCAACGAAATCTCCCGAGGCGATTTCTCCGGCGTCAACCAATGGCGGAGCGAAAACATCTGGTCGCAGGGCTCGCGCTATTCCACCCCCGACCTCATCAAACGCGCCACCGGCTCGACCCTCGACCCCGACATCTTCATCGCGCATCTCAAAAAGCGGTACGCCTAG